TGGGAGGCCACGAAGCTCGCCGAAACGTGAGCTCGCTCGGCCGACGCGTCACGGGATGACGTGGTCCGCGCGGCGGAGTAGGCCCGGCGGGATGGTGAGCCCGAGCGTGCGCGCGGTCTTCAGGTTGATCACGAGCTCGAACTTCATCGCCGGCTCAACCGGAAGATCGCCGGGGCTCGCGCCGCTGAAGATGCGGTGAATGTAGCCGGCGGCACGGTGATAGAGATCTCGGCGGTCGGTGCCGTAGGACATGAGGCCGCCCTCTTCCACGAACTCCCGGAGCCCATGCATGGAGGGCAGCCGGCTGGTGGCGGCGAACTCGAGGATGCGCGCCCGGTACGCGACGGTGAAGGCATCCTCCACCGTGATGAGCGCGTCGATCTTTCGGTACAGCGCGGACTCGAACACCGTCTCGAGTGGGTCGGCGCGCTGGAGGTCGAGATGCTCGATGCGCACGCCCAGGTCCCTGGCGACCCGCTCGGTATCCTTGGCGACGAGGGGGGCGCGGAGATCACCCGGATTCCAGAGCACGCCGATCCGCGAAGCCGCCGGCAGGGCCTCCTTGAGGAGGCGCAGCCGCTCGCCCCCCAGCTCGATCGGCGCCGTCGCGTAGAGCCCCGTGATGTTCCCGCCCGGGCGGGACAGGTTCGGCACGAGCCCCTCGAACACGGGATGGCTGCTGGATGCCATGACGATGGGGATGCTCTGCGTCGCCCGCCCCGCCGCGAACGTCGCCGGCGCGCCCCGGGTCACGATCACGTCCACATTGAGCTGCACCAGCTCGACAGCGAGATCGCTGAATCGCTCGGGCCGGCCGTCGGCCGAGCGGTATTCGAACACGAAGCTCTGCCCCTCGACATAGCCGAGCATGGCGAGTCCGTGACGAAGCGCGCCGAGATTGTCCGCGTTGGCGGCGGCATCCACGCTATCGAGCACGCCGATCCGGTAGAGCTTGCCGGCCGGCTGAGCGTCGGCGGTGAGAGGCGCGGTGAGGAGACCGGCGAAGAGGGCGGCGAGGAGCCGACCCCTCACTCGATGACCTGGTCGGCGCGGAGCAGGACCGGGCGCGGGACCGTGACGCCGAGCGCCTCGGCGGTCATCGTCATCCCTTCTCCCGCGCTAGCGCGATCACGCGGGCCAGGGTGGCCAGCCGCTCGTCGAGCGAGCGGCCGGCGGGCTCGACCCGAAGCGTCGTGACGC
This portion of the Candidatus Methylomirabilota bacterium genome encodes:
- a CDS encoding ABC transporter substrate-binding protein, translated to MRGRLLAALFAGLLTAPLTADAQPAGKLYRIGVLDSVDAAANADNLGALRHGLAMLGYVEGQSFVFEYRSADGRPERFSDLAVELVQLNVDVIVTRGAPATFAAGRATQSIPIVMASSSHPVFEGLVPNLSRPGGNITGLYATAPIELGGERLRLLKEALPAASRIGVLWNPGDLRAPLVAKDTERVARDLGVRIEHLDLQRADPLETVFESALYRKIDALITVEDAFTVAYRARILEFAATSRLPSMHGLREFVEEGGLMSYGTDRRDLYHRAAGYIHRIFSGASPGDLPVEPAMKFELVINLKTARTLGLTIPPGLLRRADHVIP